The following is a genomic window from Burkholderia oklahomensis C6786.
GCGGATCACCGCTTCGACGAGCGTCTCGCCGGCTTCGAGGTGGCCCGCCGGCTGATTGATGCGCAGGCCGGACGACGTATGTTCTTCGATCACGAGAAAGCGCCCGCTGCGTTCGACGATCGCGGCGACCGTCACGTGCGGGGTCCAGATTTCGGGTTTCATAGCCGCGCATTTTACCGGTTGCGCCGCGCCGCTGCTGGATTCGCGTATAGCGCGGTTCCGACCCCGGCGCAACTCCGGCCGTTGCCCGCGTGCACGCGCGCGTCGACCGGGAAGGGGTCGCATTGCTGATTCGCCGCCGCTTTCGGTTAAAGTGGCGCCTGAAACAGCCGTTGCCTTCGAGCCGGTATGTCAGTCGTCCGGCTCGCCGTCGCAGTAGAACAAACGAAGAGGAGGGATCGACGATGCATATCGGAGTGCCTGCTGAAACGCGGGCGAACGAGGCGCGCGTGGCAGCGACGCCGGAGACGGTCAAGAAGTACGCGGCGGCCGGCCACCGCGTGACGGTCGGGCGCGGCGCAGGCGTGGCCGCGAGCTTTCCTGACGACGCGTACGCCGCTGCCGGCGCCGAGCTGACCGACGCGGCCACCGCGTTCGGCGCGGACATCGTGCTGAAGGTCCAGGCGCCCACCGATGCGGAGGCCGCGCAGTTGACGCGCGGCGCGACGCTCGTCGGGATGCTCGATCCGTTCAACGCCGAGCAGGCGGCGCGTCTGGCGGCGGCGGGCGTCACGGGCTTCGCGCTCGAAGCCGCGCCGCGCACGACGCGCGCGCAGAGCCTCGACGTGCTGTCGTCGCAGGCGAACATCGCCGGCTACAAGGCGGTGCTCGTCGCCGCGGCGCTGTATCCGCGCTTCTTTCCGATGCTGATGACGGCCGCGGGCACCGTGAAGGCCGCGCGCGTGCTCGTGCTCGGCGCGGGCGTCGCGGGGCTGCAGGCGATCGCGACCGCGAAGCGCCTCGGCGCCGTCATCGAAGCGTCCGACGTGCGTCCCGCCGTGAAGGAGCAGATCGAATCGCTCGGCGCGAAATTCCTCGACGTTCCTTACGAAACGCAAGAAGAGCGCGACGCGGCCGAGGGCGTCGGCGGCTACGCGCGGCCGATGCCGGCGTCGTGGCTGGGGCGCCAGGCGGCGCTCGTGCACGAGCGCGCGAAGCAGGCCGACATCGTCATCACGACCGCGCTGATTCCGGGCCGTCCCGCGCCGACGCTGATCTCCGTCGAGACCGTGCAGTCGATGAAGCCGGGCTCGGTGCTCGTCGATCTCGCGGCGGGCCGCGGCCCCGAATTCGACGGCCGCAAGAGCGGCAACTGCCCGCTCACCGTCGCCGACCAGGTGATCGTCCATCAGGGCGTGACGATCGCCGGCTACACGAACCTGGCCGCGATGGTGCCGGCCGACGCGTCGTCGCTCTACGCGCGCAATCTGTTCGACTTCCTGAAGCTGATCGTCACGAAGGAAGGCGCGCTCAACATCGATCTTTCGGACGACATCGTCGCCGCGACGCTTCTGTGTCGCGACGGCGAAGTCGCGCGCAAATAACGGGAGGCGGGATGGAGATCATCAATCACACGGTCATCAACGTGATCATCTTCGTGCTGGCGGTGTACGTCGGCTACCACGTGGTCTGGAACGTGACGCCCGCGCTGCACACGCCGCTGATGGCGGTGACGAACGCGATCTCGGCGATCGTGATCGTCGGCGCGATGCTCGCGGCCGCATTGACGCTGGGCGGCGTCGGCAAGTTCTTCGGCACGCTCGCCGTCGCGCTCGCGGCCGTCAACGTGTTCGGCGGCTTCCTCGTGACGAGGCGCATGCTCGAGATGTTCAAGAAGAAAGAGCCGAAGCAGGCGGGCGGCAAGGCGAAGGAGGGCGCGCG
Proteins encoded in this region:
- a CDS encoding Re/Si-specific NAD(P)(+) transhydrogenase subunit alpha encodes the protein MHIGVPAETRANEARVAATPETVKKYAAAGHRVTVGRGAGVAASFPDDAYAAAGAELTDAATAFGADIVLKVQAPTDAEAAQLTRGATLVGMLDPFNAEQAARLAAAGVTGFALEAAPRTTRAQSLDVLSSQANIAGYKAVLVAAALYPRFFPMLMTAAGTVKAARVLVLGAGVAGLQAIATAKRLGAVIEASDVRPAVKEQIESLGAKFLDVPYETQEERDAAEGVGGYARPMPASWLGRQAALVHERAKQADIVITTALIPGRPAPTLISVETVQSMKPGSVLVDLAAGRGPEFDGRKSGNCPLTVADQVIVHQGVTIAGYTNLAAMVPADASSLYARNLFDFLKLIVTKEGALNIDLSDDIVAATLLCRDGEVARK
- a CDS encoding NAD(P) transhydrogenase subunit alpha gives rise to the protein MEIINHTVINVIIFVLAVYVGYHVVWNVTPALHTPLMAVTNAISAIVIVGAMLAAALTLGGVGKFFGTLAVALAAVNVFGGFLVTRRMLEMFKKKEPKQAGGKAKEGAR